One window from the genome of Streptomyces sp. NBC_00708 encodes:
- a CDS encoding 2-aminoethylphosphonate ABC transporter substrate-binding protein: MRNHFKSLAAVTGCLALAASLSACGSSSASDQKVVTVYSADGLKGEKNDGWYDKVFADFEKKTGIKVEYVEGGSGEMVQRVQRERTNTQADVLVTLPPFIQQADSKGLLAKYAPAGSARVDGADKAQHGTWTSVVNNYFGFIYNKKELKEAPKSWEDLLDASYKEKVQYSTPGVAGDGTAVLIKAMHDFGGKEPAMAYLKKLQSNNVGPSASTGKLAPKVDKGELLAANGDVQMNYAQSKDMPNLGIWFPAKGDGRATTFALPYAAGLVSKAPHTENGKKLLDFMLSEAAQKNVSAIGGGFSPRTDVEATDANAKALAELMKDVDVFEPDWSEIAANLDSYVDAWKSATGS; encoded by the coding sequence ATGCGCAACCACTTCAAGTCGCTCGCCGCCGTCACCGGCTGCCTGGCCCTCGCCGCCTCGCTCTCCGCCTGTGGTTCCTCCTCCGCCTCTGACCAGAAGGTCGTGACCGTCTACAGTGCCGACGGTCTGAAGGGCGAGAAGAACGACGGGTGGTACGACAAGGTCTTCGCCGACTTCGAGAAGAAGACCGGCATCAAGGTCGAGTACGTCGAGGGCGGCTCGGGCGAGATGGTCCAGCGCGTCCAGCGCGAGAGGACCAACACCCAGGCCGATGTCCTCGTCACCCTGCCGCCCTTCATCCAGCAGGCCGACAGCAAGGGGCTGCTGGCGAAGTACGCACCCGCCGGCTCCGCCCGGGTGGACGGCGCCGACAAGGCGCAGCACGGCACCTGGACCTCCGTCGTCAACAACTACTTCGGCTTCATCTACAACAAGAAGGAGCTGAAGGAGGCACCGAAGTCGTGGGAGGACCTGCTGGATGCCTCCTACAAGGAGAAGGTCCAGTACTCGACGCCGGGTGTGGCCGGCGACGGTACGGCGGTGCTCATCAAGGCCATGCACGACTTCGGCGGCAAGGAGCCGGCGATGGCGTACCTGAAGAAGCTCCAGTCCAACAACGTCGGTCCCTCGGCCTCCACCGGCAAGCTCGCCCCCAAGGTGGACAAGGGCGAACTGCTCGCGGCCAACGGCGATGTACAGATGAACTACGCCCAGTCCAAGGACATGCCGAACCTCGGCATCTGGTTCCCGGCGAAGGGCGACGGCAGGGCAACCACCTTCGCCCTCCCCTACGCCGCCGGTCTCGTCAGCAAGGCACCGCACACGGAGAACGGCAAGAAGCTGCTCGACTTCATGCTCTCCGAGGCCGCGCAGAAGAACGTCAGCGCCATCGGCGGCGGATTCTCGCCCCGTACGGACGTCGAGGCCACCGACGCCAACGCCAAGGCACTCGCCGAGCTGATGAAGGACGTCGACGTCTTCGAACCCGACTGGTCGGAGATCGCCGCCAACCTGGACTCCTACGTGGACGCCTGGAAGTCGGCAACCGGCAGCTGA
- a CDS encoding maleylpyruvate isomerase family mycothiol-dependent enzyme, which produces MTESLEYSALLRLIDERSAAFRSAVAAAPGFDAPVPSCPGWTLSDLVRHLGTGQRWWAAIVAAGPAGSPPARDAVEAPGEPDALPAWYTESNELLLSTLREAGPERECWTWWSAGVSPATARGVARRRVHEVLVHTYDAQLAAGAVQPMPPDVALDGVAEFLDTCNSTPVAWPHEPATIHYHATEGRSWLLTLDDTGAWPAPLTDDAAPASASATGTAEQLLLFVWGRRTLSDLKIEGDPQVFEQLIAWVPGE; this is translated from the coding sequence GTGACAGAGAGTCTTGAGTATTCCGCCCTGCTCCGACTGATCGACGAGCGGTCCGCCGCGTTCCGAAGTGCGGTTGCCGCCGCACCCGGCTTCGACGCGCCGGTGCCGTCCTGCCCGGGGTGGACGTTGTCCGATCTCGTGCGGCACCTGGGTACGGGCCAGCGCTGGTGGGCCGCGATCGTCGCGGCAGGCCCGGCCGGTTCGCCGCCGGCCAGGGACGCGGTGGAGGCACCGGGCGAGCCCGACGCGCTGCCGGCCTGGTACACCGAGTCGAACGAACTGCTGCTGAGCACACTGCGCGAGGCCGGCCCGGAACGCGAGTGCTGGACCTGGTGGAGCGCCGGCGTGTCACCGGCGACCGCCCGGGGCGTTGCCCGGCGCCGGGTGCACGAGGTGCTGGTGCACACGTACGACGCCCAGCTCGCCGCGGGCGCCGTACAGCCGATGCCCCCGGACGTCGCGCTCGACGGCGTGGCCGAATTCCTCGACACGTGCAACTCCACCCCGGTGGCCTGGCCGCACGAGCCGGCCACCATCCACTACCACGCCACCGAGGGCCGCTCCTGGCTCCTCACCCTGGACGACACCGGTGCCTGGCCCGCACCCCTCACGGACGACGCCGCGCCCGCATCCGCGTCGGCCACGGGCACGGCCGAGCAACTACTGCTCTTCGTCTGGGGCCGCCGCACGCTGAGCGACCTGAAGATCGAGGGCGACCCGCAGGTGTTCGAGCAGCTGATCGCCTGGGTGCCCGGGGAGTAG
- a CDS encoding glycoside hydrolase family 43 protein, whose amino-acid sequence MRLPRTSVITAFALSVLLALTMSLMTAPSAEAGQTGIRGADPSVLRVGGTYISVQSTGGGISVRQASSTGGLASASARQVWSDTGNLGEVWAPEIVRDGGRYYIYFSAGRGAAHRMYVISSAAPDSGYGAATKLALPDDKWAIDGTMFTFNGQRWFVWSGWAGTTNVEQNLYIARMSNPTTPTGARYIISQPRESWERVVGNPFINEGPEAIKDPNGQLHITYSANGSWSEQYCIAELRLRAGGDPTYVWDWYKSNGCLFGSNGATMMAGWDPTLHVNGPGHHTFVLLDGDIGTSPPAGPTFPLMFHAVPKGTPYSWENRYWYTGSFCWWGNTTYSRANVPGPNTDTGWSLKFFE is encoded by the coding sequence ATGAGACTTCCTCGTACATCCGTCATCACAGCCTTTGCGCTGTCGGTGCTCCTGGCACTCACGATGTCACTGATGACCGCCCCATCCGCCGAGGCCGGCCAGACGGGCATTCGAGGCGCCGACCCCAGCGTGCTCCGCGTCGGCGGGACATACATCTCGGTCCAGTCGACCGGTGGCGGGATCAGTGTCCGGCAGGCCTCCTCCACCGGTGGTCTGGCGTCGGCCTCGGCCCGGCAGGTGTGGTCCGACACGGGAAATCTGGGTGAGGTCTGGGCCCCGGAGATCGTGCGGGACGGGGGCCGTTACTACATCTACTTCTCGGCGGGCCGCGGGGCGGCTCACCGGATGTACGTGATCAGCTCCGCCGCACCGGACAGCGGGTACGGCGCCGCGACGAAGCTCGCCCTCCCCGACGACAAGTGGGCCATCGACGGCACCATGTTCACCTTCAACGGCCAACGCTGGTTCGTCTGGTCGGGCTGGGCCGGCACCACCAATGTCGAGCAGAACCTCTACATCGCGCGGATGAGCAACCCGACCACCCCCACCGGCGCGCGCTACATCATCTCCCAGCCGAGGGAGAGCTGGGAGCGCGTCGTCGGCAACCCGTTCATCAACGAGGGACCCGAAGCGATCAAGGACCCGAACGGTCAGCTGCATATCACGTACTCCGCCAACGGCAGTTGGAGCGAGCAGTACTGCATCGCGGAACTGCGGCTCCGGGCGGGCGGGGACCCGACGTACGTGTGGGACTGGTACAAGTCCAACGGCTGCCTGTTCGGCTCCAACGGCGCGACCATGATGGCCGGTTGGGATCCCACCCTGCACGTGAACGGCCCCGGCCACCACACCTTCGTCCTGCTCGACGGTGACATCGGCACCAGCCCGCCGGCCGGACCCACCTTCCCCCTGATGTTCCACGCGGTCCCCAAGGGCACCCCCTACAGCTGGGAGAACCGCTACTGGTACACCGGTTCCTTCTGCTGGTGGGGTAACACCACGTACAGCCGCGCCAACGTCCCCGGCCCGAACACGGACACGGGGTGGAGCCTGAAGTTCTTCGAGTGA
- a CDS encoding sugar nucleotide-binding protein — MTVLIIGGSGFLGAELVRQAGSAGVRPAATFCSGPGKNDGAAWHHLDLRDPTRLQDVLAAVAPAVVINATSGGPDWAVTAEGGIRLAQAAARHGARLVHVSSDAVFSGTTRDWHDESCLPDPLTPYGAAKAAAETAVRLLCPDAVVARTSLIIGKGLSEHERLVHDLATGTRQGALFTDDIRCPVHVEDLAAALWEIARSDATGVFHLAGTDAVSRHELGELIARRDGLDPARLPSARRADTGLPGGLDVRLDSRATQQKLRTRLRGARAFLNGNGTQQR, encoded by the coding sequence ATGACTGTGCTGATCATCGGTGGCAGCGGCTTCTTGGGGGCCGAACTCGTTCGCCAGGCGGGATCCGCGGGTGTGCGCCCGGCCGCCACGTTCTGTTCCGGTCCCGGCAAGAACGACGGGGCGGCGTGGCACCACCTGGACCTCCGCGACCCGACCCGCTTGCAGGATGTCCTCGCCGCGGTGGCTCCGGCCGTGGTGATCAACGCGACGAGTGGCGGCCCGGACTGGGCGGTCACCGCGGAGGGCGGCATCCGCCTCGCCCAGGCCGCGGCCCGTCACGGTGCCCGCCTGGTGCACGTCTCCAGCGACGCGGTGTTCTCCGGCACGACCCGCGACTGGCACGACGAATCGTGCCTTCCGGATCCGCTCACCCCGTACGGGGCCGCGAAGGCGGCCGCCGAGACCGCCGTCCGCCTCCTGTGCCCTGACGCGGTCGTCGCCCGTACCTCGCTGATCATCGGGAAAGGCCTGTCGGAGCACGAGCGACTGGTCCACGACCTGGCGACCGGAACCCGGCAAGGTGCCCTGTTCACCGACGACATCCGCTGCCCCGTGCACGTGGAGGACCTGGCCGCCGCCCTGTGGGAGATCGCCCGCTCCGATGCCACCGGCGTGTTCCATCTCGCCGGCACGGACGCCGTGAGCCGCCATGAACTGGGTGAGCTCATCGCCCGCCGCGACGGACTGGACCCGGCACGGCTCCCCTCCGCACGCCGCGCCGACACCGGACTGCCCGGCGGCCTCGACGTACGGCTCGACAGCCGCGCGACCCAGCAGAAGCTGCGTACCCGGCTTCGCGGCGCCCGCGCGTTCCTGAACGGGAACGGCACGCAGCAGCGCTGA
- a CDS encoding alkaline phosphatase family protein, whose translation MSAGPSRRTVLLSAAVATPLAAVTAHAAARTPKVLVIGLDGALLGRIKDASTPHLDALMAGGVTAGSRIYADPLAPTLSGPGWSTILTGVWPDKHLVKDNAFTGHAFARYPDFLTRVETAKPALSTYAVSSWAPITDTVFSSAVDTRVSTPSAEYDTGTTSRAVAELGGGNRDAVFVHLDNIDHAGHSYGAASSQYLTAIQTADAQVGQILAAVTGRSTYASEDWLIMVTADHGHTDAGGHGGNTDPERQTFLIAKGGTITAGTTRYDIKMPDVAASALAHLGVTIDAAWGLDGRPLQTPAPDAFDTLRPQLATRVDETGIAAGVTGFTHTPPTGWSVENATMGTGGMTEWRGWSFTTDEFWTAAERGQQRESNIRARNVFAVADGDEWVDKSYTGTFDSTLVSPAWTVTGGSTAVLRYTTLYRQESPQKGEVSVSWDGGTPVIVKTYSADASSRSEAITLQVPAGVRSARIRFRYTGGNNWFWTVDGVSLNAS comes from the coding sequence ATGTCCGCTGGACCGTCCCGCCGCACAGTGCTCCTCTCCGCCGCCGTCGCGACGCCCCTCGCCGCCGTCACCGCGCATGCGGCGGCCCGCACCCCGAAGGTGCTGGTCATCGGTCTCGACGGAGCGCTCCTCGGCCGCATCAAGGACGCCTCCACGCCCCACCTCGACGCCCTGATGGCGGGCGGCGTCACCGCCGGCAGCCGCATCTACGCGGATCCGCTGGCCCCCACCCTGTCCGGCCCCGGCTGGTCCACGATCCTCACCGGCGTCTGGCCCGACAAGCACCTGGTCAAGGACAACGCGTTCACCGGTCACGCCTTCGCCAGGTACCCGGACTTCCTCACCCGTGTCGAGACGGCGAAGCCCGCCCTCTCGACGTACGCGGTCTCCTCCTGGGCCCCCATCACCGACACGGTCTTCTCCTCCGCCGTCGACACCCGGGTCTCCACGCCTTCCGCCGAGTACGACACCGGCACGACCAGCCGCGCCGTGGCCGAACTCGGAGGCGGCAACCGGGACGCGGTCTTCGTCCACCTCGACAACATCGACCACGCGGGCCACAGCTACGGTGCGGCGAGCAGCCAGTACCTGACGGCGATTCAGACGGCAGACGCCCAGGTCGGCCAGATCCTGGCCGCCGTCACGGGCAGGTCCACGTATGCCTCCGAGGACTGGCTGATCATGGTGACCGCCGATCACGGCCACACCGACGCGGGAGGCCACGGCGGAAACACCGACCCCGAACGGCAGACCTTCCTCATCGCCAAGGGCGGCACCATCACCGCCGGCACCACTCGGTACGACATCAAGATGCCGGACGTCGCCGCCTCCGCCCTCGCCCATCTCGGCGTCACGATCGACGCCGCCTGGGGCTTGGACGGCCGCCCGCTCCAGACACCCGCGCCCGACGCATTCGACACTCTGCGCCCGCAGTTGGCCACACGCGTCGACGAGACGGGCATCGCCGCGGGCGTCACCGGCTTCACCCACACCCCGCCCACCGGCTGGTCCGTCGAGAACGCCACCATGGGCACCGGCGGGATGACGGAGTGGCGCGGCTGGTCCTTCACCACCGACGAGTTCTGGACCGCCGCCGAGCGCGGCCAGCAGCGGGAGTCGAACATCCGCGCCCGCAACGTCTTCGCCGTGGCCGACGGCGACGAGTGGGTCGACAAGTCCTATACCGGCACGTTCGACTCCACCCTCGTCAGTCCCGCCTGGACGGTCACAGGCGGATCCACCGCCGTCCTGCGCTACACCACCCTCTACCGCCAGGAATCACCGCAGAAGGGCGAGGTATCGGTGTCCTGGGACGGAGGAACCCCTGTCATCGTGAAGACCTACTCCGCCGATGCCTCCTCGCGCAGCGAGGCCATCACCCTCCAGGTCCCGGCCGGTGTACGCAGCGCCCGCATCCGGTTCCGCTACACGGGCGGCAACAACTGGTTCTGGACCGTCGACGGAGTGTCCCTCAACGCGTCCTGA
- a CDS encoding DUF6461 domain-containing protein, producing the protein MKRDVPRTAERPDPAQWEKLVTRYAWADADEPTAFTFSVVAGTSEDEVIRAFGGDPGAPRQMTFDEAADEQAAHLYKDHHLLGVMTAGHHVIAIEPGFHGCIPEVARRASADGGEFFSVYKSVNARYQVMHALDGSVDGLFDPFELEDAAWMDPQPDVPAWAEGIDFHMETLCAESFALMEHTMGVAIHPDWLATPLRTVLLTSVSELLGQSEAAWLP; encoded by the coding sequence ATGAAGCGCGACGTGCCCCGGACGGCGGAACGACCTGACCCTGCGCAGTGGGAGAAGCTTGTCACCCGGTACGCGTGGGCCGACGCCGACGAGCCGACCGCCTTCACGTTCTCCGTAGTGGCGGGCACATCGGAGGACGAAGTCATCCGGGCGTTCGGAGGCGACCCCGGGGCGCCGCGGCAGATGACCTTCGACGAGGCCGCCGACGAGCAGGCGGCCCACCTGTACAAGGACCACCATCTGCTCGGCGTGATGACCGCCGGTCATCACGTCATCGCCATCGAGCCGGGCTTCCACGGCTGCATCCCCGAGGTCGCCCGCCGGGCTTCCGCCGACGGCGGGGAGTTCTTCAGCGTGTACAAGAGCGTCAACGCCCGGTACCAGGTCATGCACGCCCTGGACGGCAGCGTGGACGGCCTGTTCGACCCGTTCGAACTCGAGGACGCGGCCTGGATGGACCCACAACCGGACGTCCCGGCCTGGGCGGAAGGAATCGACTTCCACATGGAGACCCTGTGCGCCGAATCCTTCGCGCTCATGGAGCACACCATGGGGGTGGCCATCCACCCCGATTGGTTGGCCACCCCTCTTCGCACCGTGCTGCTCACCTCGGTCTCCGAGCTCCTCGGGCAGTCGGAGGCGGCTTGGCTCCCGTGA
- a CDS encoding phosphotransferase → MPRRPARCGPLDLGDTRATLPTGHVPERQVRAALTAASRSPAYDGPPPRHDHDGGPVAFGAATIVKAQHRLHEHLDTAVWFARLGALTGIPVPALLDFGVTSRKDGSRWWLVLERIQGDAVRHPAPAHQHSLGTALRSWHESAPLSGLALDDPGALGVMLGSARRFHPDTYPAFAELLAEASRGLEVTAIHGDVAVSHNTLVGEDGRLAAILDPGAVHIAPPEFDLAWALAVDMPRGAQPDPLLDAYGRDGINSDHLDALLPLFQLRRLLDCHTIDEPDDARWLHASLGRRAPHLLRLPGVPAMP, encoded by the coding sequence ATGCCACGACGTCCCGCCCGCTGCGGCCCCCTGGACCTCGGCGACACCCGCGCCACACTTCCCACCGGCCACGTGCCCGAGCGCCAAGTCCGGGCGGCCCTGACCGCGGCCTCCCGAAGCCCGGCCTACGACGGCCCGCCACCCCGCCATGACCACGACGGCGGCCCCGTTGCCTTTGGCGCCGCCACCATCGTCAAAGCCCAACACCGACTTCACGAACACCTCGACACCGCCGTCTGGTTCGCCCGGCTCGGAGCGCTCACCGGCATCCCGGTTCCCGCCCTCCTGGACTTCGGCGTCACCTCCCGGAAGGACGGCAGCCGCTGGTGGCTCGTCCTCGAACGCATTCAGGGGGACGCCGTTCGCCACCCGGCTCCGGCGCATCAGCACAGCCTCGGCACCGCACTCCGGAGCTGGCACGAGTCGGCGCCCCTTTCCGGCCTCGCTCTCGACGATCCGGGCGCCCTCGGCGTCATGCTGGGCAGCGCCCGAAGGTTTCACCCCGACACCTACCCCGCCTTCGCCGAACTGCTGGCCGAAGCCAGTCGCGGCCTGGAGGTGACCGCGATCCACGGGGACGTCGCGGTATCCCACAACACGCTCGTGGGCGAGGACGGAAGACTCGCCGCGATCCTCGATCCCGGAGCCGTCCACATCGCACCCCCCGAGTTCGACCTTGCCTGGGCTCTCGCTGTCGACATGCCCCGAGGAGCCCAGCCGGATCCCCTCCTGGACGCCTACGGCCGGGACGGGATCAACTCCGACCACCTGGACGCGCTGCTGCCGCTCTTCCAACTGCGCCGACTCCTCGACTGCCACACCATCGACGAACCGGACGATGCCCGTTGGCTCCACGCATCCCTCGGCCGGCGCGCGCCACACCTGCTGCGCCTTCCTGGCGTCCCCGCGATGCCCTGA
- a CDS encoding methyltransferase: protein MVDRLTTEGALDESQLRDALLRLPREVLLPHAYVRVSGPGVDPIEWRLLDGSHPDDRQEWLDLIHSDDSVLLQRDGESLDALPRGPVTGGHMSSMSTYTPATVEALQCIGLAPGLRYLELGAGPGVSLALAAAVTGPGRATGVEANPHMAAFAQRNLDRLGIGAVVVEGDAIEGFRARAPYDRIHSGIGVPCVPRAWVEQLAPGGRMLSTLTTRTPSWPGRLLVTRSDGGRIKAVLRGRPRGYRPMRGYRWLSALDHRARVEAEPGEARRTRLVPPPDEAYGFWLAAAYLAPGLVRDFQAETMTIVAPEDDSWAVAGPGDGAVRVRGPRDVWAELEDLHVRWEEAGRPETYEVDLAGGTGDQRVSSGSAPKALAWTLPPHRKTTTP, encoded by the coding sequence ATGGTTGACCGGCTCACGACCGAGGGAGCCCTGGACGAGTCGCAGTTGCGCGATGCGCTGCTCCGCCTGCCGCGCGAGGTCCTGCTCCCGCATGCGTACGTCCGCGTCAGCGGCCCCGGCGTGGACCCCATCGAATGGCGCCTGTTGGACGGCTCCCACCCGGATGACCGTCAGGAGTGGCTCGACCTGATCCACAGCGACGACTCGGTCCTGCTCCAGCGCGACGGCGAGTCCCTGGACGCTCTTCCCCGAGGGCCGGTGACCGGCGGACACATGTCGTCCATGTCCACCTACACGCCCGCCACGGTCGAAGCCCTCCAGTGCATCGGGCTCGCGCCGGGGCTGCGCTACCTGGAACTGGGGGCCGGCCCCGGCGTCTCCCTCGCACTCGCCGCGGCGGTCACCGGCCCCGGTCGCGCCACAGGCGTGGAGGCGAACCCGCACATGGCGGCCTTCGCCCAACGGAACCTCGACCGCCTCGGGATCGGTGCGGTGGTGGTCGAGGGCGACGCGATCGAGGGCTTCCGGGCTCGGGCACCGTACGACCGGATCCACTCCGGCATCGGCGTGCCGTGCGTCCCGCGCGCGTGGGTGGAGCAACTCGCTCCCGGTGGACGGATGCTGAGCACTCTCACGACCCGTACGCCGAGCTGGCCCGGCCGGCTCCTTGTCACCCGGTCCGATGGGGGCCGGATCAAGGCCGTGCTGCGTGGCAGGCCGCGGGGCTACCGGCCCATGCGGGGCTACCGGTGGCTGAGTGCCCTGGACCACCGGGCGCGGGTCGAGGCAGAGCCGGGCGAGGCACGGCGCACGCGGCTCGTGCCGCCGCCTGACGAGGCCTACGGCTTCTGGCTCGCCGCGGCCTACCTCGCACCGGGCCTGGTGCGGGACTTCCAGGCGGAAACGATGACGATCGTCGCCCCCGAGGACGACTCCTGGGCCGTGGCCGGTCCCGGCGACGGCGCGGTCCGGGTCCGCGGACCGCGCGACGTATGGGCCGAGCTCGAGGATCTGCACGTCCGCTGGGAGGAGGCCGGCCGGCCGGAGACGTACGAGGTCGACCTTGCCGGAGGCACCGGCGACCAGCGCGTCAGCTCCGGGTCCGCGCCGAAGGCGCTCGCCTGGACGCTGCCGCCGCACAGGAAGACCACCACGCCGTGA
- a CDS encoding aminoglycoside phosphotransferase family protein has protein sequence MDTTDVTRAITAATSVAASLGLPARQASVLHNSNKLALRLMPCDVFARVAFVGQEVAQFEVDLAQRLTEVKGPVCPLEPRVEPRVYTHDGFAITLWTYYGPVTPPMSPADYAKALERLHHGMREVEVPSPRFTDRITEAEEIVADRTRSPELADPDRAFLGSRLASLRRAIDERGAAEQLLHGEPHPGNVLGTENGPLFIDFETCCRGPLAFDLAHVPEAVGEQYPGIDQGLLDDCRQLVIAMVAAWRWERGDQFPKGRRFGEVLLRLLREGPPWPTLDTVIERLDDL, from the coding sequence GTGGATACGACCGACGTCACGCGGGCGATCACAGCTGCGACTTCGGTCGCCGCGTCGCTCGGCCTGCCGGCCCGTCAGGCAAGCGTTCTGCACAACTCCAACAAGCTGGCACTGCGGTTGATGCCGTGCGATGTCTTTGCCCGCGTCGCATTCGTGGGGCAAGAGGTCGCACAGTTCGAGGTCGACCTCGCTCAGCGACTCACCGAGGTCAAAGGCCCGGTGTGCCCCTTGGAGCCACGGGTGGAGCCGCGTGTGTATACGCACGACGGCTTCGCCATCACGCTGTGGACGTACTACGGGCCCGTAACACCGCCCATGTCGCCCGCCGACTACGCCAAGGCGCTGGAGCGGCTGCACCACGGCATGCGCGAGGTCGAGGTGCCGAGCCCGAGGTTCACGGACCGGATCACTGAAGCGGAGGAGATCGTCGCCGACCGGACTCGCTCGCCGGAACTCGCCGACCCGGACCGCGCGTTCCTCGGCAGCAGGCTCGCAAGCCTGCGTCGTGCGATCGACGAACGCGGCGCCGCGGAGCAGCTGCTCCACGGTGAACCGCATCCGGGCAACGTGCTCGGCACGGAGAACGGCCCCTTGTTCATCGATTTCGAAACGTGCTGCCGTGGTCCCCTCGCATTCGATCTGGCACATGTTCCCGAGGCGGTCGGTGAGCAGTACCCAGGCATTGACCAGGGGCTGCTGGACGACTGCCGGCAACTCGTCATCGCCATGGTCGCCGCGTGGCGATGGGAGCGTGGCGACCAGTTCCCGAAAGGGAGGCGGTTCGGGGAAGTACTCCTGCGCCTGCTGCGCGAGGGTCCACCGTGGCCGACACTCGACACAGTGATTGAGCGACTGGACGATCTGTGA
- a CDS encoding dienelactone hydrolase family protein: protein MTTITTRTVEYPADGLTMVGHLALPAGAGRRPAVLIGPEGMGLSDVERRRAEALAELGYVALAFDLHGGRYVGDPQEMLARCLPLLGDPDRMRAIGHAALDVLRAEPRTDPERIAAIGYGTGGAIALELGRDGADLRAIGTLNALTTGRPGEAARIRCPVWAGVGSQDPIMPPAQREAFTAEMQAAGVDWRLAVYGGALHAFHHPTVDHPTVPGVGYHPGHARRAWGDVVGLLAECVPLTE from the coding sequence ATGACGACGATTACCACGCGCACGGTCGAGTACCCGGCGGACGGTCTGACGATGGTCGGGCACCTCGCGCTCCCGGCCGGGGCCGGGCGTCGCCCCGCAGTTCTGATCGGACCTGAAGGCATGGGGCTCAGCGATGTCGAGCGTCGCCGGGCCGAGGCTCTGGCCGAACTGGGTTACGTGGCGCTGGCCTTCGACCTCCACGGCGGGCGCTATGTGGGCGACCCGCAGGAAATGCTGGCCCGTTGCCTGCCTTTGCTCGGTGACCCCGACCGGATGCGAGCCATCGGCCATGCGGCGCTGGACGTGTTGCGCGCCGAACCGCGGACCGACCCCGAGCGGATCGCCGCGATCGGGTACGGCACCGGGGGAGCGATCGCGCTGGAACTCGGGCGCGATGGCGCCGACCTGCGCGCGATCGGCACCCTCAACGCACTGACCACGGGCCGGCCGGGCGAGGCGGCACGCATTCGCTGCCCCGTATGGGCCGGGGTCGGGTCCCAGGACCCGATCATGCCGCCCGCACAGCGTGAGGCGTTCACCGCCGAGATGCAGGCCGCGGGCGTCGACTGGCGGCTCGCGGTCTACGGCGGCGCCCTGCACGCCTTCCACCACCCGACGGTCGACCACCCCACGGTCCCCGGCGTCGGCTACCACCCAGGGCACGCGCGGCGAGCCTGGGGCGATGTCGTCGGCCTGCTCGCCGAATGCGTGCCTTTGACGGAGTGA
- a CDS encoding tetratricopeptide repeat protein, translating into MTTDVTPELAEAIQRGYDQRDRANMAPTIAYFQALLAEHPDHPVLVYEVGGAYDTAGQEETARGYYERALALGLGGDVLRRCLCQYASTLRWLGELDESLAVLDRARREFPDSDSVRVFRALTLNDAQRPDEAVADLLTVVTGHAEVTDLGRWAVGLRGLAQWLADGRPE; encoded by the coding sequence GTGACGACGGACGTGACGCCCGAACTGGCCGAGGCGATTCAGCGTGGCTACGACCAGCGCGACCGGGCGAACATGGCGCCGACGATCGCCTACTTCCAGGCTCTGCTCGCCGAACACCCGGACCATCCGGTCCTCGTGTACGAGGTGGGTGGCGCCTACGACACCGCGGGGCAGGAGGAGACGGCGCGCGGCTACTACGAGCGCGCGCTCGCTCTTGGACTCGGCGGTGATGTCCTGCGCCGGTGCCTGTGCCAGTACGCCAGCACCTTGAGGTGGCTGGGCGAGTTGGACGAGTCGCTGGCGGTGCTCGACCGCGCTCGCAGGGAGTTTCCCGACTCCGATTCCGTACGCGTCTTCCGTGCCCTGACCCTCAACGACGCCCAGCGGCCGGATGAGGCGGTGGCCGACCTGCTGACTGTCGTCACCGGGCACGCCGAGGTCACCGACCTCGGGCGGTGGGCGGTCGGGCTGCGCGGCCTCGCCCAGTGGCTCGCCGACGGCCGCCCCGAGTAG